In one Nitrososphaera viennensis EN76 genomic region, the following are encoded:
- a CDS encoding DUF47 domain-containing protein codes for MAGGGFLSWIRSNDKEIINALEEQGANVLKAANALVDLVSSFDNVGERKVNIKDIEHRGDEIAHGIYLIMDKTFVTPLDREDISKLTSEVDEILDYIDGAADRFVLFKITRPTPYMIELAKILLSATQEVHLLMTRLRGFKNSAELVEHCRNINKYEHEADTIYRLAIAELFETSDAIEIIKFKEIYLQLEDAVNRCQDVADTFEDIGLKYG; via the coding sequence ATGGCAGGCGGTGGCTTTCTCTCTTGGATTCGCTCCAACGACAAAGAGATCATCAACGCGCTCGAGGAGCAGGGCGCAAACGTTCTCAAGGCCGCCAACGCCCTCGTGGACCTCGTTTCAAGTTTTGACAACGTCGGCGAGCGCAAGGTCAACATAAAGGACATCGAGCACAGGGGCGACGAGATAGCCCACGGCATATACCTCATAATGGACAAGACGTTTGTCACGCCCCTCGACAGGGAGGACATTTCGAAACTGACAAGCGAAGTGGACGAGATACTGGACTATATCGACGGCGCGGCAGACAGGTTCGTGCTCTTCAAGATAACCAGGCCGACCCCGTACATGATAGAGCTTGCCAAGATCCTGCTTTCGGCCACGCAGGAAGTGCACCTGCTGATGACGCGCCTTCGAGGTTTCAAAAACTCTGCAGAGCTGGTGGAGCACTGCAGGAACATCAACAAGTACGAGCACGAGGCCGACACCATCTACAGGCTTGCGATTGCAGAACTGTTCGAGACCAGCGACGCGATAGAGATAATCAAGTTCAAGGAAATATACCTGCAATTGGAAGACGCGGTCAACAGGTGCCAGGACGTCGCCGACACGTTTGAGGACATCGGCCTGAAATACGGTTGA
- a CDS encoding UbiA prenyltransferase family protein, which translates to MSITSLNPISSRQKTPVSFARSQLVLFQSRMKWGIVYALATVTGLFLVPGTIDSMLAETNAATLVQRIVPLPLISLLITTGMFLLNDLLDVELDRANGKKRPLPSGQVTKRQAWIFITWTNVLAVVLSVVTANFASMILVVPMLAIGIMYSAPKIALDDRFLIKTVVIALYYMLCAALGATTAYSLGLVVSSPVVFIHAAFMLGAMRFISSVLNDTGDVDGDKAAGRRTIPIVIGRENTIKMGIMMVAGMAGISWTMYALDGVGIVTASFSSAFAALMIVRLSKTIKGAKDKDFIRKQHKRLLPFDLMLLSGLPIGVLVMI; encoded by the coding sequence ATGTCTATTACAAGTCTGAATCCAATCAGCAGCAGGCAAAAGACCCCTGTCTCTTTTGCACGCTCTCAGCTTGTCCTGTTTCAGTCACGCATGAAGTGGGGCATCGTGTATGCCCTAGCAACGGTGACAGGGCTGTTCCTGGTCCCAGGAACCATCGACTCCATGCTGGCAGAGACAAATGCTGCAACCCTTGTACAACGAATAGTGCCGCTGCCCCTGATCTCCCTGTTGATAACAACGGGAATGTTCCTTCTCAACGATCTTCTCGATGTTGAGCTGGACAGGGCTAATGGCAAAAAGAGGCCCCTGCCGTCAGGCCAGGTAACCAAAAGGCAGGCATGGATCTTTATCACGTGGACCAATGTTCTGGCGGTAGTGCTGTCGGTTGTGACGGCCAATTTTGCGAGCATGATCCTTGTCGTCCCCATGCTTGCAATAGGCATCATGTACTCGGCACCAAAAATTGCCCTTGACGACAGGTTCCTCATCAAGACAGTCGTGATAGCACTCTACTACATGCTTTGCGCAGCTCTTGGCGCCACAACTGCCTACAGCCTCGGTCTTGTTGTCAGCAGCCCTGTTGTGTTCATACACGCGGCATTCATGCTAGGCGCGATGAGGTTTATCTCGTCTGTCTTGAATGACACAGGCGATGTTGACGGCGACAAAGCCGCAGGGAGGCGAACAATACCGATCGTCATAGGCAGAGAAAACACCATCAAGATGGGCATCATGATGGTAGCGGGAATGGCAGGGATATCCTGGACAATGTATGCGCTTGACGGCGTAGGCATCGTCACGGCGTCGTTCTCAAGTGCGTTTGCGGCGCTGATGATCGTCAGGCTGTCAAAGACGATAAAAGGCGCAAAGGACAAGGACTTTATTCGCAAACAGCACAAGAGGCTGCTTCCGTTTGACTTGATGCTGCTCTCGGGCCTTCCCATAGGAGTACTTGTGATGATCTAG
- a CDS encoding 6-pyruvoyl trahydropterin synthase family protein, with protein sequence MPTERVVLNSDLRYLDSKGNLMRTRAELSVARMLDFLGHDYKYDQAVTLPDGAVVRVDFVTGSGRHIEVVDSEADAAKFRKIKEEMPALDIVAIGHSKYSSKVDEIDSMFFYDESERTQTGSIFIEDPSLAFDYAHILPLVEKCSVLHGHTSTVMVEIIGSMKNNLVVDFGEAKRIIKDTINMIDHKFFINKKYLEKEDDTHYYVSFQGPRGYFNLQLPKMTTWLMPGEATVENLSTEIIRLLAPRMPPNVEALGVYIYEGVNKGAHIIAGVKKEEERKG encoded by the coding sequence ATGCCCACCGAACGGGTCGTTTTGAACAGCGATCTGCGCTACCTTGACAGCAAGGGCAATCTAATGCGCACCAGGGCCGAGCTGTCAGTCGCACGGATGCTCGACTTTCTGGGTCACGACTACAAGTATGACCAGGCCGTGACGCTGCCAGATGGCGCGGTTGTGCGCGTGGATTTTGTAACAGGCAGCGGCAGGCACATAGAGGTCGTCGATTCCGAAGCCGACGCGGCCAAGTTCCGCAAGATAAAGGAGGAGATGCCGGCGCTTGACATCGTCGCGATAGGCCACTCCAAGTATTCCAGCAAGGTGGACGAGATTGACTCTATGTTCTTTTACGACGAGTCAGAGCGGACGCAGACAGGCTCCATCTTTATCGAGGACCCGTCGCTTGCGTTTGACTATGCGCACATACTCCCGCTCGTGGAAAAGTGCTCGGTCCTGCACGGCCACACGTCGACTGTCATGGTCGAGATAATCGGGAGCATGAAGAACAACCTGGTAGTCGACTTTGGCGAGGCAAAGCGCATAATCAAGGACACCATCAACATGATAGACCACAAGTTCTTCATCAACAAAAAGTACCTGGAAAAGGAGGATGACACGCACTATTACGTCTCGTTCCAGGGCCCGCGCGGATATTTCAATTTGCAGCTGCCCAAGATGACGACGTGGCTTATGCCTGGCGAGGCGACGGTCGAGAACCTGTCGACAGAGATTATCAGGCTGCTTGCGCCACGCATGCCCCCAAACGTGGAGGCGCTTGGAGTCTACATTTACGAAGGCGTCAACAAGGGCGCGCACATCATAGCCGGCGTCAAGAAGGAAGAAGAGAGAAAGGGCTAG
- a CDS encoding methyltransferase domain-containing protein — protein MSDSYVLGNRKSEIERLDIQASFFEPFSRDALLKAGIGKGMNCADVGSGSGSVTRLMAQIVGTEGHVTGIDVDDNYLQYCRTVNTFPNVRFVHQDILSPSPSPSQAKGGEFDLAFSRFMFVHLKDPKQAVRAMKDMVRDGGTVIIQELDHSPDSWLSHPHEESVDTLREAFVTLVRKSGGDPLAGRKLYKMAVEESLHASVECYAPCLMMGNEPLCSLGWRIADSLKPAILQHGVMKESEYDKMFRDLKQLSRKKDSFVTYARFFSVIGKKSS, from the coding sequence ATGTCCGACAGCTATGTCCTTGGCAACAGAAAAAGCGAGATCGAAAGGCTGGACATCCAGGCGTCATTTTTTGAGCCCTTTTCGCGAGATGCCCTGTTAAAGGCAGGGATAGGAAAAGGCATGAATTGCGCGGACGTCGGTTCAGGCTCTGGATCCGTCACTCGCCTGATGGCCCAGATAGTAGGCACAGAAGGGCATGTTACAGGCATAGACGTGGATGACAACTATCTGCAGTACTGCCGCACCGTCAACACCTTTCCCAATGTCCGCTTTGTCCACCAAGACATACTGTCACCATCACCATCACCATCGCAGGCAAAGGGCGGCGAGTTTGATCTTGCATTTTCGAGGTTCATGTTCGTGCACCTGAAGGATCCCAAGCAGGCAGTCAGGGCAATGAAGGACATGGTCAGGGACGGCGGAACGGTGATAATCCAAGAGCTTGATCATTCTCCGGACTCGTGGCTATCCCACCCGCACGAAGAAAGCGTTGACACGCTCAGAGAGGCGTTTGTAACTCTGGTCAGAAAATCAGGGGGCGACCCGCTTGCAGGCAGAAAGCTGTACAAGATGGCAGTAGAGGAATCGCTTCATGCAAGCGTAGAATGCTATGCGCCTTGCCTGATGATGGGCAACGAGCCACTCTGTTCGCTTGGGTGGAGGATAGCAGACAGCCTAAAGCCGGCGATCCTGCAGCATGGCGTGATGAAGGAAAGCGAGTATGACAAGATGTTCAGGGACCTAAAGCAGCTTTCTAGAAAGAAAGACAGCTTTGTAACCTATGCGCGGTTTTTCAGCGTGATTGGAAAGAAAAGCAGCTGA
- a CDS encoding asparagine synthase C-terminal domain-containing protein → MMLRQQELERALHDAVRAVLPEKNVAVAFSGGVDSTLLSVICRDLGKQVTLVTVGFPGSHDISFSKEVASKIGLPHKVVELDRLDFKKDLAHVLQTVTCGNTSHVENCIAYYYIAQAAGKLGLSVVASANGCDELFCGYNGYRVVYDKGEPAIMEYMESKIKNELVLVQEISAVAAEFSVQVRQPFLSDGFVEFAKNKVPVDQKIRGANDMTRKHVLRQAALSLGVPEESALKPKKALQYGSLIHKNYKGIR, encoded by the coding sequence ATGATGCTGCGGCAGCAGGAACTGGAGCGTGCCTTGCACGATGCAGTAAGGGCTGTCTTGCCGGAAAAAAATGTCGCAGTCGCGTTTTCCGGCGGGGTGGACAGCACGCTCTTGTCTGTCATCTGCCGCGACCTTGGCAAGCAGGTGACGCTTGTGACGGTGGGGTTTCCCGGCTCGCATGACATCTCCTTTTCAAAAGAAGTTGCGTCAAAGATCGGCCTGCCGCATAAAGTGGTCGAGCTTGACCGTCTTGATTTCAAAAAAGACCTCGCGCACGTCCTGCAGACCGTGACATGCGGCAACACCTCTCATGTCGAAAACTGCATCGCGTACTATTACATCGCGCAGGCTGCCGGCAAACTCGGCCTTTCGGTGGTGGCAAGCGCCAACGGCTGCGACGAGCTTTTCTGCGGCTACAATGGCTACCGGGTAGTATATGACAAGGGCGAGCCTGCCATAATGGAGTACATGGAGTCCAAGATAAAAAACGAGCTTGTGCTGGTGCAGGAAATATCTGCCGTCGCAGCCGAGTTCTCGGTGCAGGTGCGCCAGCCCTTCCTTTCTGACGGATTTGTCGAGTTTGCAAAAAACAAGGTGCCCGTGGACCAAAAGATCAGGGGGGCAAATGACATGACACGAAAGCACGTCCTGCGCCAGGCCGCCCTTTCCCTGGGAGTGCCGGAAGAGTCGGCTCTCAAGCCAAAAAAGGCGCTGCAGTACGGCTCGCTCATACACAAGAACTACAAAGGCATCCGCTAG
- a CDS encoding T2 family ribonuclease produces MHNNNQKNTGSIPGEDLYRAMNNLRKSLGTLVVDLLITDLQRQGITFAGGESYSVRQIEGALQKTFGQDGGELLMDMVSKSLQEL; encoded by the coding sequence TTGCACAATAACAACCAAAAGAACACGGGATCTATACCCGGCGAGGATCTTTACAGGGCGATGAACAACCTGCGCAAGTCGCTCGGGACTTTGGTGGTGGATCTCCTGATAACGGACCTGCAGAGGCAGGGCATAACCTTTGCAGGGGGCGAGTCGTACTCTGTCAGGCAGATAGAAGGGGCGCTGCAAAAGACCTTTGGGCAGGATGGGGGCGAACTTTTGATGGACATGGTCAGCAAGTCCTTGCAGGAACTGTGA
- a CDS encoding inorganic phosphate transporter, whose product MADQSIILVVYGAIGAALFFDFVNGFHDAANSIATVVGTRVLRPLHAVGIAAAANFTGPFIFGTAVAATVGKGIIMPEFSTVDVILAGLLGAIAWDLITWWFGLPSSSSHALIGGLVGSALFVGGLQAVVFSGVEKVLTFMVVSPAMGFAVAGGFALAIMFFLRRKVPGKVNRVFGRLQIASSAFFSLTHGANDGQKTMGIITALLIAGGLLNSKEFVVPLWVIISAAAAIALGTFFGGWRIVKTMAFRLTNLKPYQGFCAETGGGAILTSMAWLGIPVSTTHAISGAIMGVGATKRFSAVRWGLGKRIIYAWVITIPASAAIAAACMWAIKALTG is encoded by the coding sequence GTGGCCGACCAGAGCATAATCCTAGTGGTTTACGGGGCAATCGGCGCGGCGCTGTTTTTTGATTTTGTAAACGGCTTTCACGACGCGGCAAACTCTATTGCGACCGTCGTCGGCACCAGGGTGCTCAGGCCGCTCCATGCCGTCGGGATTGCAGCCGCGGCCAACTTTACCGGCCCGTTCATCTTTGGCACGGCCGTGGCCGCGACGGTGGGAAAGGGCATCATCATGCCCGAGTTTTCGACGGTGGACGTCATACTGGCGGGGCTCCTTGGCGCAATAGCGTGGGACCTCATAACGTGGTGGTTCGGCCTGCCGTCGTCAAGCAGCCACGCGCTCATCGGCGGCCTGGTAGGCTCGGCGCTCTTTGTCGGAGGCCTGCAGGCCGTGGTGTTTTCCGGCGTTGAAAAAGTGCTCACGTTCATGGTGGTGTCGCCGGCCATGGGCTTTGCAGTCGCAGGAGGCTTTGCGCTTGCGATAATGTTCTTTTTGCGCAGGAAGGTGCCCGGCAAGGTCAACAGGGTGTTTGGCAGGCTGCAGATAGCATCGTCGGCGTTTTTCTCGCTGACGCACGGCGCAAACGACGGGCAAAAGACCATGGGCATCATAACGGCGCTCCTGATTGCAGGCGGCCTGCTAAACTCGAAAGAATTCGTCGTCCCGCTGTGGGTGATAATAAGCGCGGCGGCTGCCATCGCGCTTGGCACGTTCTTTGGAGGCTGGAGGATAGTCAAGACCATGGCGTTCCGGCTGACAAACCTAAAGCCGTACCAGGGGTTCTGCGCAGAGACAGGCGGCGGCGCCATCCTGACTTCGATGGCGTGGCTCGGCATACCGGTGAGCACGACGCATGCTATTTCCGGCGCAATAATGGGCGTCGGCGCGACAAAGAGGTTCTCGGCAGTCAGGTGGGGCCTCGGAAAGAGGATAATCTATGCGTGGGTGATAACGATACCGGCAAGCGCCGCAATAGCGGCAGCGTGCATGTGGGCGATAAAAGCGCTTACTGGATGA
- a CDS encoding alpha/beta hydrolase, whose translation MTYHHHHHRYYQTASGKISVIEFPSQDPKNDTILCIHGIPSDARIFTYVGTKLSQAGYNVLSMDLPGHGESEGPRGDLDFEKCLQSINQIVTDLKRSGTRVFIMAHSMGSTFALWYAHSFKNSVDGLIIMCPYIRIGNIKRSDTEPSTGMFIHLLLRRLFTPRSTTDMMKVLPQYAKISGEEFEKVVVREKMVNTEYSYRFLVDIMATRNSKVAELADIVDPVLLLHGQKDRNVYLQVSEEYLKLLRTQNKELKVLDCDHWFYDAMFFDQDSPKYSEESRARFISAIRDWLGSFH comes from the coding sequence TTGACTTATCATCACCATCATCATCGTTACTACCAGACTGCGAGCGGCAAGATAAGCGTTATCGAGTTTCCATCGCAGGATCCAAAAAACGATACGATCCTTTGCATCCACGGCATACCGTCCGACGCAAGGATATTCACCTATGTCGGGACAAAGCTGTCCCAGGCAGGATATAACGTGCTGAGCATGGACCTGCCGGGCCACGGAGAATCAGAAGGTCCAAGAGGGGATCTGGATTTTGAGAAATGCCTCCAGTCCATCAACCAGATCGTCACCGACCTGAAAAGAAGCGGGACGCGGGTGTTCATAATGGCCCACAGCATGGGCTCCACCTTCGCCCTCTGGTACGCGCATTCCTTCAAGAACAGCGTGGACGGCTTGATAATAATGTGCCCGTACATACGGATAGGCAACATCAAGAGGTCAGACACCGAGCCCAGCACAGGCATGTTCATCCACCTATTATTGCGCCGGCTATTCACTCCGCGCAGCACCACAGACATGATGAAGGTGCTGCCGCAATATGCGAAAATAAGCGGGGAGGAATTTGAGAAGGTTGTTGTGCGCGAGAAAATGGTGAACACAGAATACTCGTACAGGTTTCTGGTCGACATCATGGCAACGCGTAACAGCAAGGTTGCCGAGCTTGCAGACATTGTAGACCCGGTTCTCCTCCTGCACGGACAAAAGGACAGGAACGTGTATCTCCAAGTGTCCGAAGAGTATCTTAAACTACTTCGCACCCAGAACAAGGAGTTGAAGGTGCTTGACTGCGACCACTGGTTCTACGACGCCATGTTTTTTGACCAGGACTCCCCGAAATACTCTGAAGAATCCAGAGCGAGATTCATTTCTGCAATACGCGACTGGCTGGGTTCTTTCCATTAG
- a CDS encoding 7-cyano-7-deazaguanine synthase, with protein sequence MDKALVMLSGGLDSATCLYWARERFAVSAITFNYFGRLQKEKRATHLLAEDAGVQVIEVDVPFVKEASDFNGSRMKEKKGSDLRWASYVPARNMMFYSIAAHYAEYLNAKWIVGGHNSHDVSFFKDASRPYIEKMNSLFAEGCLLCDGRPYQIVLPLAEMDRKAIIALAHRLHVPIEMTWSCHREGELPCEKCYACMQRLEAFSALGIRDPALDLKRRE encoded by the coding sequence ATGGACAAGGCCCTGGTCATGCTCTCAGGCGGGCTGGATTCAGCCACTTGCCTCTACTGGGCCAGGGAAAGGTTCGCAGTTTCCGCAATCACGTTCAACTATTTTGGCAGGCTCCAGAAGGAAAAGCGCGCCACCCACCTCCTTGCAGAGGACGCCGGCGTGCAGGTCATAGAGGTCGACGTGCCGTTTGTAAAGGAGGCGTCTGACTTTAATGGCAGCAGGATGAAGGAAAAGAAGGGCTCCGACCTGCGGTGGGCCTCGTACGTGCCGGCAAGAAACATGATGTTCTACTCCATAGCGGCGCACTATGCAGAATACCTCAACGCCAAGTGGATAGTGGGCGGCCACAACAGCCACGACGTGTCGTTCTTCAAGGACGCGTCCAGGCCGTACATCGAAAAGATGAACTCGCTTTTTGCGGAAGGCTGCCTGCTGTGCGACGGCCGGCCGTACCAGATAGTGCTCCCCCTGGCCGAGATGGACAGAAAGGCCATCATCGCGCTTGCGCACAGGCTGCATGTCCCAATAGAGATGACATGGAGCTGCCACAGGGAAGGCGAGCTTCCCTGCGAAAAATGCTATGCGTGCATGCAGCGCCTGGAAGCGTTTTCGGCCCTCGGCATCAGGGACCCCGCGCTTGATCTAAAAAGAAGGGAGTAA
- a CDS encoding amino acid permease has product MSEPADGGQRPAAAEAHGQHQLVRTLGLTDVIMVGIAAMIGGAIFVLTGPAIGLAGSAVIIAFVINGIITLFTAMVYAELGSALPEAGGGYLWIREGLPRPNAFISGWMAWFAHIVAGSLYSVGFGAFAYSLLQAAGVLSSQSLLGIFPIDKLIAVASIAAFTYINVKGTSETGKTGTIVTVVQLGAIVAIIAFGLWGILNNPGWEQRFSEQLLPLGISGMVAAMGLTFIAFEGYEIIVQTGEEVKNPKRNIPRAIFISLAIVVALYCLMAFVALAATKAPDGTPAWKFIGGEDAELGISRAVNLFMPYGAFVVLAGGIVSTLAALNATTFSSARVALAMGRNYNLPHKLSEIHPVNRTPYVAAIVSGIIMAVMAYALPLNDIALAAGVIFLLLFTQVNVSVITIRRMYGNKLDYGFKTPFFPVIPVIGIILKLGLAIYLLVTQPLSWAITILWILVGFVLYRMYTFKKEVEHYAPVVTQQGAEERRGYRVLLMYSPENPDRLAKYATRIARETGGEVNVLRIITVPHQTPLSAGTAFAESARRAFQPLEEAFEKRGVPSHYLVRISHDATEAMLATIEEQKINLLIADLETLRRNKKLLTLATCDILAIAAEESDGLEMEPVREQVEADLELHAVPADEKKNMVVIYDGGPHANLVLKITSWLEHSGRFKVNLVSVSKKEEEAVEGSVAMKPDYLSQLGVDLTEVHLAASVQQSAASVFSAIDAYRPDIVVMGASIGRFSVLDSPHMLQMLKRFRCPVMIARDFGLPGVYRATSLVKRMLGR; this is encoded by the coding sequence TTGTCTGAGCCGGCTGACGGAGGGCAGCGGCCAGCTGCGGCTGAAGCTCACGGACAGCACCAGTTGGTACGCACTCTTGGCCTGACCGATGTCATAATGGTAGGAATAGCCGCCATGATAGGGGGCGCCATATTCGTGCTCACGGGGCCCGCCATAGGGCTTGCAGGCAGCGCAGTGATAATCGCGTTCGTGATAAACGGCATCATCACGCTTTTCACGGCCATGGTGTACGCCGAGCTCGGCTCGGCTCTGCCGGAGGCCGGCGGAGGCTATTTGTGGATACGCGAGGGCCTGCCGAGGCCAAACGCGTTCATCAGCGGCTGGATGGCGTGGTTTGCACACATTGTCGCAGGGAGCCTCTACTCCGTGGGCTTTGGCGCGTTTGCGTACAGCCTGCTCCAAGCGGCAGGGGTGCTTTCGTCGCAGTCGCTCCTTGGAATATTTCCCATCGACAAGCTGATAGCCGTGGCCTCGATAGCGGCGTTTACGTACATCAACGTCAAGGGCACATCTGAAACCGGTAAAACTGGCACGATAGTGACGGTGGTGCAGCTGGGCGCAATCGTGGCCATTATCGCATTTGGCCTGTGGGGCATTCTTAACAACCCGGGATGGGAGCAGCGGTTCTCAGAGCAGCTGCTGCCGCTGGGCATAAGCGGCATGGTGGCGGCGATGGGCCTCACGTTCATAGCATTTGAGGGCTACGAGATAATCGTCCAGACGGGCGAGGAGGTCAAGAACCCAAAGCGCAACATACCCCGGGCGATATTCATCTCGCTTGCAATCGTAGTCGCCCTGTACTGCCTGATGGCCTTTGTGGCGCTTGCGGCGACAAAGGCGCCCGACGGCACGCCGGCGTGGAAGTTCATAGGAGGCGAGGATGCCGAGCTTGGCATAAGCAGGGCTGTCAACCTTTTCATGCCGTACGGCGCGTTTGTCGTCCTTGCAGGAGGCATCGTGTCCACCCTTGCCGCGCTCAACGCCACCACGTTTTCTTCGGCAAGGGTCGCCCTTGCGATGGGCAGGAACTACAACCTGCCGCACAAGCTCAGCGAGATACACCCCGTGAACAGGACGCCTTACGTTGCCGCCATCGTTTCAGGCATAATAATGGCCGTCATGGCGTACGCGCTCCCGCTCAACGACATCGCCCTTGCGGCTGGCGTGATATTCCTCCTCCTTTTCACGCAGGTCAACGTCTCTGTCATCACCATCCGCAGGATGTACGGCAACAAGCTCGACTATGGCTTCAAGACACCATTCTTTCCTGTTATACCTGTCATAGGCATCATCCTGAAGCTTGGCCTTGCCATCTATCTTCTTGTCACGCAGCCACTAAGCTGGGCCATCACCATCCTGTGGATACTTGTCGGCTTTGTGCTGTACCGCATGTACACGTTCAAGAAGGAGGTGGAGCACTATGCGCCTGTTGTCACGCAGCAGGGCGCAGAAGAGAGACGCGGCTACAGGGTGCTTCTCATGTACAGCCCGGAAAACCCCGACAGGCTGGCGAAATACGCGACCAGGATAGCAAGGGAGACAGGGGGAGAAGTGAACGTGCTTCGCATAATCACCGTCCCTCACCAGACCCCGCTTTCCGCCGGCACGGCCTTTGCGGAAAGCGCCCGGCGCGCGTTCCAGCCGCTTGAGGAGGCGTTTGAGAAAAGGGGCGTGCCAAGCCACTACCTGGTCAGGATATCGCACGACGCGACAGAGGCGATGCTTGCCACCATTGAGGAGCAAAAGATAAACCTGCTGATAGCAGACCTTGAGACGCTGCGCAGGAACAAAAAGCTGCTGACCCTTGCCACCTGCGACATCCTGGCAATAGCGGCAGAAGAAAGCGACGGGCTGGAAATGGAGCCGGTGCGCGAGCAGGTCGAGGCGGACCTTGAGCTGCATGCCGTGCCGGCGGATGAAAAGAAGAACATGGTGGTGATATACGACGGCGGGCCGCACGCAAACCTTGTGCTGAAGATCACGAGCTGGCTTGAGCACTCTGGCAGGTTCAAGGTCAACCTGGTGTCCGTGAGCAAGAAGGAGGAAGAGGCTGTGGAGGGAAGCGTCGCCATGAAGCCCGACTACCTGTCGCAGCTTGGAGTCGACCTGACCGAGGTGCACCTGGCCGCAAGCGTGCAGCAGTCTGCCGCAAGCGTGTTTTCTGCCATCGACGCATACAGGCCG
- a CDS encoding Clp1/GlmU family protein: MAAGAVQMVRGPATVRVLGRCHVLGMDVSLRTIEVRAGKALPFEPDDTDCKLDVQGESWTADAKNAGTCMWQEIAENILSLGNATATAATKTVMVAGATDTGKSTFSTYLANLAIGRGVAPCIVDGDIGQGDLAPPAALGAAVLGEQVVDLRDAKAGLFEFIGAITPAGTEKLVAQKLRSLAGRIMMMVMPPAVAPTGLKIVNTDGYPDPLYKRMLAGAVSPDVVVCMGQDGSNSNSNYLAPALSGRWKLIVAPSSAQASKTHSERVGRRMEQYTRHVGAGLVSKSVGAARFQYRDRPVQWNTMLALGPEGMFVALGSRRRIAGFGVIESMDGQQVSIRTGVKDFSTIRASEIRLRKNREERITPFFLDQARGP, translated from the coding sequence ATGGCGGCCGGCGCGGTACAGATGGTGAGGGGGCCTGCCACCGTGCGAGTCCTTGGCAGGTGCCATGTGCTTGGAATGGACGTGTCGCTGCGCACTATTGAAGTGCGGGCCGGAAAGGCGCTGCCGTTTGAGCCTGACGACACAGACTGCAAGCTTGACGTGCAGGGCGAGTCGTGGACGGCTGACGCCAAGAATGCCGGAACCTGCATGTGGCAGGAAATCGCGGAAAACATCCTGTCGCTTGGCAATGCGACAGCAACAGCAGCAACAAAAACAGTGATGGTGGCCGGCGCCACGGACACGGGCAAGTCGACATTTTCAACCTACCTTGCAAACCTCGCTATTGGCCGCGGCGTGGCGCCCTGCATAGTTGACGGCGACATTGGCCAGGGCGACCTTGCGCCGCCGGCGGCCCTTGGCGCGGCAGTCCTTGGGGAGCAGGTTGTGGACCTGCGGGACGCAAAGGCCGGCCTTTTCGAGTTCATTGGCGCCATAACGCCTGCCGGCACAGAAAAGCTGGTAGCGCAAAAGCTAAGGTCGCTTGCTGGCAGGATCATGATGATGGTGATGCCGCCGGCGGTGGCGCCTACGGGCCTGAAAATAGTCAACACGGACGGCTATCCTGACCCTTTGTACAAGCGGATGCTTGCAGGCGCGGTTTCGCCCGACGTTGTCGTCTGCATGGGACAAGATGGCAGCAACAGCAACAGCAACTACCTTGCCCCCGCGCTCTCGGGCCGGTGGAAACTGATTGTGGCGCCTTCAAGCGCGCAAGCATCAAAAACGCATTCTGAAAGGGTGGGGCGCCGGATGGAGCAGTACACTAGGCACGTTGGGGCCGGGCTTGTCTCCAAGAGCGTCGGCGCGGCCCGCTTTCAGTACCGGGACAGGCCAGTTCAATGGAACACCATGCTTGCGCTTGGGCCGGAGGGGATGTTTGTGGCCCTTGGCTCGCGGCGCAGGATCGCCGGCTTTGGAGTGATAGAGTCGATGGACGGGCAACAGGTGTCCATAAGGACGGGCGTAAAGGACTTTTCTACAATCCGCGCAAGCGAGATCCGGCTGCGCAAAAATCGCGAAGAAAGGATTACTCCCTTCTTTTTAGATCAAGCGCGGGGTCCCTGA